DNA from Amycolatopsis sp. DSM 110486:
GGCTGATGGCGACTCGGCTGGGAATCTCCTTCGCGACGGTGGCGCGGATCTGGCGGAAGTGGAACATTCAGCCCCATCGGATCGAGACATTCAAGTTCTCCACCGACCCCGAACTGGAGCCCAAGATCCGCGATGTCGTGGGTCTGTATCTCAACCCTCCGGCGAACGCGGTCGTGGTCAGCGTAGACGAGAAATCCCAAATCCAAGCCCTGGACCGGACCCAGCTGGCGTTGCCGCTGCGCCCGGGACTGCCCGAACGACAAACCCACGACTACGTCCGCCACGGCACCACCACCCTCTTCGCCGCGCTGGAGGTCGCCACCGGCAGGATCAGCGCCGACGCCTGCTATCCGCGCCACAGCAACGTCGAGTTCCTTGCCTTCCTCAAAAGAGTCGCCAAGGCCCACCCGCGGGTCAAGCTGCACATCGTGGTCGACAACTACGCCACCCACAAACACCCCGAGATCCAAAAGTGGCTGGACAAGAACACGCGGATCACCCTGCACTTCACGCCCACCAGCTGCTCCTGGCTGAACATGGTCGAAATCTTCTTCGGCATCATCACCCGCCAAGCCATCCGCCGCGGCACCTTCACCAGCGTCAGCAACCTCGAAACCGCCATCCGCGACTTCATCGACGCCTACAACGACCGCGCCAAACCCTTCACCTGGACCGCCACCGACGACGACATCATCACCAAAATCAACCGTAAAATTACTTCAGACACGCGACACTAGGATCAGCACCGACGCGGCACTGGACGCTGCCGAGAAGTGGCTCGGTCCCGGCGGCTACTTCGAACCGGAGTGAAATTGGAATCACGAATCGAATTCGATCAGTACGTTCTGGGCGAGGGCTTGAAGTTCCGTTGGGACGACGGTTTTGCCCTGGACGTGACCATCGATGGATCAGCGGTACTTGTCCGGGGCAACCCTGCGGGGCTGAGGTCGCTTGCGCGCCACCTGCTCACACTGGCTCAAGAGTCAGTCCCCGCCGGATCTCACCTACATCTCACGGGAGGTTCCGAACTCGACGGTGACGCTGACCTCGTTGTCGAACGCGCTGATTTGTGACGGCCACGTCTCGGCCGGCAGCTACAGCAACGGCTGTCAACTCCTGAAGGACACGCGGAAGACGAAGGCCCGACCATTTCGACTGAGCAGGATCCCAGCGGCTTGTTGTTCCGCAATCGTGACTACACCGATTGGAGGACTGTGACACTTTCTCGGATCCCGGTGGTTCGGTGTCCGTCGTTGCCTACTCGTTGTTTGGTAGCGGCGGCCATTGGGTCGGTCACGGGCGCCGGTGTTGTCGAAGCGCAGTGGTTGTCAGCAGTCTGATGAAGATGGACGGTTCCCGCGTTCGCGCGTGGCTCTTCGCCTCAACTCGCCGACCAGCTCGTGGGCGACCGTGATCGGTCGCTGCGCCGGTGCCCACCCGAACCAGGTTCCGCACCACCCCGTCGGGCGGCGGCGCCTGGCCGGCGACTACCTGGGCCA
Protein-coding regions in this window:
- a CDS encoding IS630 family transposase, with translation MYVASALELRDGDRERLRAVTRSTTASAGLVQRARIVLLASDGVPNTEIAARTGSTRPTVLKWRGRYEHAGIVGLGDLPRPGRAPEIDEVSVLAETLADKGKPPAELGVTHWSSRLMATRLGISFATVARIWRKWNIQPHRIETFKFSTDPELEPKIRDVVGLYLNPPANAVVVSVDEKSQIQALDRTQLALPLRPGLPERQTHDYVRHGTTTLFAALEVATGRISADACYPRHSNVEFLAFLKRVAKAHPRVKLHIVVDNYATHKHPEIQKWLDKNTRITLHFTPTSCSWLNMVEIFFGIITRQAIRRGTFTSVSNLETAIRDFIDAYNDRAKPFTWTATDDDIITKINRKITSDTRH